One genomic window of Myxococcus guangdongensis includes the following:
- a CDS encoding type II asparaginase: MNGSKSSMRGVLCAVGLLLTGAGIAAQEGQARPTLPGTDTSSARGDAVGTKAKDAKPPQSVRILATGGTIAGAQGNPQGYGYKAGAFKVEDLIKGVPNLDKLARLSGEQVANIGSQDMNDAVWLKLAKRTNELLASPDVDAVVVTHGTDTLEETAYFLDLVVKSDKPVVLVGSMRPATATSADGPGNLYNAVAVAASPEAKGRGVLIVINDEIHAARNVTKTNTTNVETFRSLNRGPAGVVNTGDIHWFEKMDKRHTVDSEFSIAGESALPRVDILYAHANMSPDLIDSAVKNGAKGLVIAGVGDGNMTQPALDTLAKHVKKGVVVVRSTRLPSGLVLRNNEINDDQKGFVASGELNPAKSRVLLQLALLETKDPTRVQRMFEEY, translated from the coding sequence ATGAATGGTTCGAAGAGCTCGATGAGAGGCGTGCTGTGCGCGGTCGGCCTGCTGCTGACGGGCGCGGGCATCGCCGCGCAGGAGGGCCAGGCCCGTCCCACGCTCCCCGGCACGGACACGTCGTCGGCCCGAGGGGATGCGGTGGGCACGAAGGCGAAGGACGCAAAGCCGCCGCAGTCGGTGCGCATCCTGGCGACGGGGGGCACCATCGCCGGGGCGCAGGGCAATCCGCAGGGGTATGGCTACAAGGCGGGGGCCTTCAAGGTCGAGGACCTCATCAAGGGCGTGCCGAACCTGGACAAGCTGGCGAGGCTGTCCGGTGAGCAGGTGGCGAACATCGGCAGCCAGGACATGAACGACGCGGTGTGGCTGAAGCTGGCGAAGCGGACCAACGAGCTGTTGGCCTCGCCGGACGTGGACGCCGTCGTCGTCACGCACGGCACGGACACGCTGGAGGAGACGGCGTACTTCCTGGACCTGGTAGTGAAGAGCGACAAGCCGGTGGTCCTGGTGGGCTCCATGCGGCCCGCCACCGCCACCAGCGCGGACGGGCCGGGCAACCTCTACAACGCGGTGGCCGTGGCGGCGTCGCCGGAGGCGAAGGGGCGGGGCGTGCTCATCGTCATCAACGACGAGATCCACGCGGCCCGCAACGTGACGAAGACGAACACCACCAACGTGGAGACCTTCCGCAGCCTGAACCGCGGGCCCGCGGGCGTGGTCAACACGGGCGACATCCACTGGTTCGAGAAGATGGACAAGCGGCACACGGTGGACTCGGAGTTCTCCATCGCGGGCGAGAGCGCGCTGCCGCGCGTGGACATCCTCTACGCGCACGCGAACATGAGCCCGGACCTCATCGACTCGGCGGTGAAGAACGGCGCCAAGGGGCTGGTCATCGCGGGGGTGGGGGACGGGAACATGACCCAGCCCGCGCTCGACACGCTGGCGAAGCACGTGAAGAAGGGCGTGGTGGTGGTGCGCAGCACGCGCCTGCCGAGCGGCCTGGTGCTGCGCAACAACGAAATCAACGACGACCAGAAGGGCTTCGTGGCCTCGGGCGAGTTGAACCCCGCGAAGTCGCGCGTGCTGCTCCAGCTGGCGCTGCTGGAGACCAAGGACCCCACGCGCGTCCAGCGGATGTTCGAGGAGTACTGA
- a CDS encoding NAD(P)H-quinone oxidoreductase, whose translation MRTTEVMTAVVVRTPGGPEQLHLEVRPRPVPGPRQLLVRVRASALNRGDTSQRAGGYTLPPGVTSPLLGIEVAGVVEAVGDEVRAFQSGARVFGLVDGGGYAEACLMEEGMALPIPAGWSFVEAAAAPEAYCTAHESLVELGGLGPGQSVLIHAAGSGIGTACIQVAREVGATVFVTVGSDEKLRRCLALGASAGVVRTRENFADAVPEWTKGRGLDVVEDFVGGAALGRNLRALRFGGTLMLVGLMDGIRGDLDLKQVVLRRLQLKGMALRPLPLADKVAVVQRFRERWLPKLVDGRVRAVIDTTFPLARVADAHRYMESNASFGKILLEL comes from the coding sequence ATGCGAACTACTGAGGTGATGACCGCGGTCGTCGTCCGGACTCCCGGCGGTCCGGAGCAGCTCCACCTGGAAGTCAGACCCCGTCCCGTCCCCGGTCCCCGTCAGCTCCTCGTGCGCGTGCGCGCCTCCGCCCTCAACCGCGGAGACACCAGCCAGCGCGCCGGCGGCTACACGCTGCCTCCCGGCGTCACCAGTCCGTTGCTCGGCATCGAGGTCGCGGGCGTGGTGGAGGCCGTGGGCGACGAGGTGCGCGCCTTCCAGTCCGGCGCGCGCGTCTTCGGGCTGGTGGACGGCGGCGGCTACGCGGAGGCGTGTCTGATGGAGGAGGGGATGGCCCTCCCCATTCCAGCGGGCTGGTCCTTCGTCGAGGCGGCGGCCGCGCCCGAGGCGTACTGCACCGCGCACGAATCCCTCGTCGAGCTGGGCGGGCTGGGCCCCGGTCAGTCCGTGCTCATCCACGCCGCGGGCAGCGGCATCGGCACCGCGTGCATCCAGGTGGCGCGCGAGGTGGGGGCCACCGTCTTCGTCACCGTGGGCAGCGACGAGAAGCTGCGCCGGTGTCTGGCGCTGGGCGCCTCGGCGGGCGTGGTGCGCACGCGCGAGAACTTCGCGGACGCGGTGCCCGAGTGGACGAAGGGGCGCGGCCTGGACGTGGTGGAGGACTTCGTCGGAGGCGCGGCGCTGGGGCGCAACCTGCGCGCGCTGCGCTTCGGCGGCACGTTGATGCTCGTGGGCTTGATGGACGGAATCCGCGGCGACCTGGACCTGAAGCAGGTGGTGCTGCGCCGCCTCCAGCTCAAGGGCATGGCGCTGCGTCCGTTGCCCCTGGCCGACAAGGTCGCCGTCGTCCAGCGCTTCCGCGAGCGCTGGTTGCCGAAGCTCGTCGACGGCCGCGTGCGCGCGGTCATCGACACCACCTTCCCGCTGGCGCGCGTGGCGGACGCGCACCGTTACATGGAGTCCAACGCGAGCTTCGGGAAGATCCTCCTGGAGCTCTGA
- the aspD gene encoding aspartate 4-decarboxylase — METRTETETGVREETETTTPRELHKLSPFELKDTLIEMADESAKTRAAVMLNAGRGNPNWIATTPREAFFLMGQFALSESRRTWNEPEVGLAGMPKSPGIARRLRDFLEGHEDSAAVRLLRDSLEHGVRQLGFDEDAFVWELTDAAIGDNYPVPDRMLVHAERIVQSYLAKEMCDGRPPPGRFDLFAVEGGTAAMTYIFRSLMVNGLLQKGDTIALGTPIFTPYLEIPRLEEFDLRTVDIRQSEMTEEGRHAWQYPDSELRKLEDPRIKAFFVVHPGNPGATAMRRESLDLLVDIVRKKRPDLLLLTDDVYGTFVEGFRSLAAELPHNTLLVYSYSKHFGCTGWRLGVVALHEDNILDDMMARLPAAQREMLEERYGSISLSPERLKFIDRMVADSRAVALNHTAGLSLPQQLQMSLFSLFALLDKDDAYKKRCRRICQERLAALYRGLGVELPDDPLRSAYYQTLDLEAWGRKHVGKDFVEYEEARHDPLDIVLALARRHGVVLLNGSGFEGPEWSARVSLANLDDEAYPRIGQGLKDIVIRAIQEWKGRKLDS; from the coding sequence ATGGAGACGAGGACGGAGACGGAGACCGGCGTGAGGGAGGAGACGGAGACCACCACGCCACGCGAGCTCCACAAGCTCAGCCCCTTCGAGCTGAAGGACACGCTCATCGAGATGGCGGACGAGTCCGCGAAGACACGCGCGGCGGTGATGCTCAACGCGGGGCGAGGCAACCCCAACTGGATTGCCACCACGCCGCGCGAGGCGTTCTTCCTGATGGGGCAGTTCGCGCTGAGCGAGAGCCGCCGCACGTGGAACGAGCCCGAGGTGGGGCTCGCGGGCATGCCGAAGTCACCCGGCATCGCCCGGCGGCTGCGCGACTTCCTGGAGGGACACGAGGACAGCGCGGCGGTGAGGCTCTTGCGCGACTCGCTGGAGCATGGCGTGCGCCAGCTGGGCTTCGACGAGGACGCCTTCGTCTGGGAGCTCACCGACGCGGCCATCGGTGACAACTATCCGGTGCCGGACCGGATGCTCGTCCACGCGGAGCGAATCGTTCAGTCCTATCTGGCGAAGGAGATGTGTGACGGACGTCCGCCCCCGGGCCGCTTCGACCTGTTCGCCGTCGAGGGCGGCACCGCGGCGATGACGTACATCTTCCGCTCGCTGATGGTGAACGGCCTGCTCCAGAAGGGGGACACCATCGCCCTGGGCACGCCCATCTTCACGCCCTACCTGGAGATTCCGCGCCTGGAGGAGTTCGACCTGCGCACGGTGGACATCCGGCAGAGCGAGATGACGGAGGAGGGGCGGCACGCGTGGCAGTACCCGGATTCGGAGCTGCGCAAGCTGGAGGACCCGCGCATCAAGGCGTTCTTCGTGGTCCACCCCGGCAACCCGGGCGCGACGGCGATGCGGCGCGAGTCGCTGGATTTGCTGGTGGACATCGTCCGGAAGAAGCGGCCGGACCTGCTGCTGCTGACGGACGACGTGTACGGCACCTTCGTGGAGGGCTTCCGCTCGCTGGCGGCGGAGCTGCCCCACAACACGCTGCTCGTCTACTCGTACTCGAAGCACTTCGGGTGCACCGGCTGGCGCCTGGGGGTCGTCGCGCTCCACGAGGACAACATCCTCGACGACATGATGGCCCGCCTGCCGGCCGCCCAGCGCGAGATGCTCGAGGAGCGCTACGGCTCCATCAGCCTCTCGCCCGAGCGACTGAAGTTCATCGACCGGATGGTGGCGGACAGCCGCGCGGTGGCGCTGAACCACACCGCGGGCCTGTCCCTGCCGCAGCAGCTCCAGATGTCGCTGTTCTCGCTGTTCGCGCTCCTGGACAAGGATGACGCGTACAAGAAGCGCTGCCGGCGCATCTGCCAGGAGCGACTGGCGGCGCTGTACCGGGGCCTGGGCGTGGAACTGCCGGACGACCCGCTGCGCTCGGCGTACTACCAGACGCTCGACCTGGAGGCGTGGGGGCGCAAGCACGTGGGGAAGGACTTCGTGGAGTACGAGGAGGCGCGGCATGACCCGCTCGACATCGTGCTCGCGCTGGCGCGCAGGCATGGCGTGGTGCTGCTCAACGGCAGCGGCTTCGAGGGGCCGGAGTGGTCGGCCCGCGTGTCGCTGGCGAACCTGGACGACGAGGCCTACCCGCGCATCGGCCAGGGCCTGAAGGACATCGTCATCCGCGCCATCCAGGAGTGGAAGGGGCGCAAGCTGGACTCGTGA
- a CDS encoding ornithine cyclodeaminase family protein — translation MKSDATRTLLVTRADLRCIVEEVGADALMDELIRALTEALRTFDGELTEVRKRDGFLTEHPRQPGCLEWMPVMQKGGAVTVKMVSYSPFNPEEQGLPTIIATNSLYDSRTGHLVALMDGVFATALRTGAASAVATRCLASPDSRVLGLVGCGAQAVTQLHAISRVFPLTEVLAYDTNPEAQASLARRTAFLGLDVKQVSLAELEERSDIICTATSIAVGAGPVISGKALKPHVHVNAVGSDLPGKTELPRSLLEKSLVCPDFTVQALVEGECQQLKPEQVGPDLVTLVKNPDRYESWRQRSTVFDSTGYALEDQVVTALFLRHAERLGLGTSVGLETVGGDALDPYSLVREPESTARGNLRRATGS, via the coding sequence GTGAAGAGCGACGCGACACGGACACTGTTGGTGACTCGGGCGGACCTGCGCTGCATCGTGGAGGAAGTGGGTGCGGACGCGTTGATGGACGAGCTCATCCGCGCGCTCACCGAGGCGCTGCGCACGTTCGACGGTGAGCTCACGGAGGTGCGCAAGCGCGATGGCTTCCTGACGGAGCACCCGAGACAGCCTGGCTGTCTCGAGTGGATGCCGGTGATGCAGAAGGGCGGCGCCGTCACCGTGAAGATGGTGAGCTACAGCCCGTTCAACCCCGAGGAGCAGGGGCTGCCCACCATCATCGCGACCAACAGCCTGTATGACTCCAGGACGGGCCACCTCGTCGCCTTGATGGACGGCGTGTTCGCCACGGCGCTGCGCACGGGCGCGGCCTCCGCGGTGGCCACGCGCTGCCTGGCCTCACCGGACAGCCGCGTGCTGGGCCTGGTGGGCTGCGGCGCCCAGGCGGTGACGCAGTTGCACGCCATCAGCCGCGTCTTCCCGCTCACGGAGGTCCTCGCGTACGACACGAACCCGGAGGCGCAGGCCTCGCTCGCGCGGCGCACGGCGTTCCTCGGGCTGGACGTGAAGCAGGTGTCGCTGGCGGAGCTGGAGGAGCGCTCGGACATCATCTGCACCGCGACCTCCATCGCCGTGGGCGCGGGCCCGGTCATCTCCGGCAAGGCGCTCAAGCCGCACGTGCACGTCAACGCCGTGGGCTCGGACCTGCCCGGCAAGACGGAGCTGCCGCGCTCGCTGCTGGAGAAGAGCCTGGTGTGCCCGGACTTCACCGTGCAGGCGCTGGTGGAGGGCGAGTGCCAGCAGCTCAAGCCCGAGCAGGTGGGCCCGGACCTCGTCACGCTGGTGAAGAACCCGGACCGCTACGAGTCCTGGCGCCAGCGGTCCACCGTGTTCGACTCCACCGGCTACGCGCTGGAGGACCAGGTCGTCACCGCGCTGTTCCTCCGCCACGCGGAGCGGCTGGGCCTGGGCACGTCGGTGGGGCTGGAGACGGTGGGCGGCGACGCGTTGGATCCCTACTCGCTCGTGCGCGAGCCGGAGTCCACGGCCCGCGGCAACCTGCGCCGCGCCACGGGCAGCTGA
- a CDS encoding formylglycine-generating enzyme family protein — protein sequence MSVDVVGETQGQQSPVSRNEVTERDAPGMDLVWIPGGTYWMGSDHHYPEEKPAHQVTVSGFWMDRHPVTNEDFARFVEATGYVTVAERPLNPDDFPGARPELLVPGALVFRKTAQRVSLKDLTQWWAYTPGACWKAPEGADSTWLGRERHPVVHVAYEDAEAYATWAGKALPTEAEWERAARGGLDRKVYVWGDEFSPGGQQMANIWQGEFPWQNLNTDGFEGTSPVGSFPPNGYGLFDMAGNVWEWTCDWFQERHQGNGGKACCIPVNPRGPASGGKSLDPSLPHVRIPRRVLKGGSHLCASNYCLRYRPAARSPQSIDSGTSHIGFRCVVHVSDA from the coding sequence ATGAGCGTGGATGTCGTCGGTGAAACCCAGGGCCAGCAGTCTCCCGTATCGCGCAACGAGGTGACGGAGCGGGACGCGCCCGGCATGGATCTGGTGTGGATTCCGGGCGGCACCTACTGGATGGGCTCGGACCACCACTATCCCGAGGAGAAGCCCGCGCACCAGGTGACGGTCAGCGGCTTCTGGATGGACCGCCACCCGGTGACGAACGAGGACTTCGCGCGCTTCGTCGAGGCCACAGGCTACGTCACCGTCGCGGAGCGCCCGCTGAATCCGGACGACTTCCCCGGCGCCAGGCCAGAGCTGCTCGTGCCCGGCGCGCTCGTGTTCCGCAAGACGGCCCAGCGCGTGAGCCTGAAGGACTTGACGCAGTGGTGGGCCTACACCCCCGGCGCCTGCTGGAAGGCCCCCGAGGGCGCCGACAGCACGTGGCTCGGCCGCGAGCGCCACCCCGTGGTCCACGTCGCCTACGAGGACGCGGAGGCCTACGCCACCTGGGCCGGCAAGGCCCTGCCCACCGAGGCCGAGTGGGAGCGCGCGGCACGCGGCGGCCTGGACCGCAAGGTGTACGTCTGGGGTGACGAGTTCTCTCCGGGAGGCCAGCAGATGGCCAACATCTGGCAAGGGGAGTTCCCCTGGCAGAACCTGAACACCGATGGGTTCGAGGGGACCTCGCCAGTCGGGAGCTTCCCACCCAACGGGTATGGGCTCTTCGACATGGCGGGCAACGTCTGGGAGTGGACCTGCGACTGGTTCCAGGAGCGCCACCAGGGCAACGGCGGCAAGGCGTGCTGCATCCCCGTCAACCCGCGCGGCCCCGCCTCCGGTGGGAAGAGCCTGGACCCGAGCCTGCCCCACGTGCGCATCCCCCGCCGCGTCCTCAAGGGCGGCAGCCACCTCTGCGCGTCCAACTACTGCCTGCGCTACCGCCCCGCCGCGCGCTCGCCGCAGTCCATCGACAGCGGAACCTCGCACATCGGATTCCGATGTGTCGTCCATGTCTCGGACGCGTGA